From a region of the Enterobacter sp. JBIWA008 genome:
- the rluB gene encoding 23S rRNA pseudouridine(2605) synthase RluB, translated as MSEKLQKVLARAGHGSRREIEAIIEAGRVSVDGKIATLGDRVEIVPGLKIRIDGHLISVKESAEQICRVLAYYKPEGELCTRNDPEGRPTVFDRLPKLRGARWIAVGRLDVNTCGLLLFTTDGELANRLMHPSREVEREYAVRVFGQVDENKLRDLSRGVQLEDGPAAFKTIKFTGGEGINQWYNVTLTEGRNREVRRLWEAVGVQVSRLIRVRYGDILLPKGLPRGGYTELDLTQTNYLRELVGLTPETTSKVAVEKDRRRMKANQIRRAVKRHSQVSSSRRSGSRNNNG; from the coding sequence ATGAGCGAGAAGTTACAGAAAGTGCTGGCGCGCGCCGGCCACGGTTCACGCCGTGAAATCGAAGCCATTATTGAAGCGGGTCGCGTGAGTGTGGACGGTAAAATCGCCACGCTGGGTGACCGCGTAGAAATCGTACCGGGGCTGAAGATCCGTATCGACGGTCATCTTATCTCCGTTAAAGAGTCCGCCGAACAAATCTGCCGCGTGCTGGCTTACTACAAGCCGGAAGGCGAGCTGTGCACCCGCAATGACCCGGAAGGTCGTCCGACGGTGTTTGACCGTCTGCCTAAACTGCGTGGCGCTCGCTGGATTGCCGTCGGTCGTCTGGACGTGAACACCTGCGGTCTGCTGCTGTTTACCACCGATGGTGAACTGGCGAACCGTCTGATGCACCCAAGCCGTGAAGTAGAACGTGAATACGCGGTACGCGTATTTGGCCAGGTTGATGAGAATAAACTGCGCGACCTGTCGCGTGGCGTTCAGCTGGAAGACGGCCCTGCGGCGTTCAAAACCATCAAATTCACCGGTGGGGAAGGCATTAACCAGTGGTACAACGTGACCCTGACCGAAGGCCGTAACCGCGAGGTACGTCGTCTCTGGGAAGCGGTAGGCGTTCAGGTGAGCCGTCTGATCCGCGTCCGTTACGGTGACATTCTGCTGCCGAAAGGTCTGCCGCGAGGTGGTTATACCGAACTGGATTTGACCCAAACTAACTATCTGCGCGAGCTGGTCGGCCTGACGCCGGAAACCACTTCAAAAGTGGCGGTGGAAAAAGATCGTCGACGCATGAAGGCGAACCAGATTCGCCGTGCGGTGAAGCGCCACAGCCAGGTGAGCAGCAGCCGCCGCTCCGGCAGCCGTAATAACAACGGTTAA
- the cysB gene encoding HTH-type transcriptional regulator CysB — MKLQQLRYIVEVVNHNLNVSSTAEGLYTSQPGISKQVRMLEDELGIQIFARSGKHLTQVTPAGQEIIRIAREVLSKVDAIKSVAGEHTWPDKGSLYIATTHTQARYALPGVIKGFIERYPRVSLHMHQGSPTQIAEAVSKGNADFAIATEALHLYDDLVMLPCYHWNRSIVVTPDHPLAGKGSVTIEELAQYPLVTYTFGFTGRSELDTAFNRAGLTPRIVFTATDADVIKTYVRLGLGVGVIASMAVDPVSDPDLVRLDAHDVFSHSTTKIGFRRSTFLRSYMYDFIQRFAPHLTRDVVDTAVALRSNEDIEEMFEDIKLPEK, encoded by the coding sequence ATGAAATTACAGCAGCTTCGTTATATCGTTGAGGTGGTGAATCATAACCTTAACGTCTCTTCTACCGCCGAGGGGTTGTATACCTCGCAACCGGGCATCAGCAAACAAGTTCGTATGCTGGAGGATGAGCTAGGTATCCAGATATTTGCCCGCAGCGGTAAGCATCTTACCCAGGTGACGCCTGCGGGGCAGGAGATTATCCGCATTGCGCGTGAAGTCCTCTCTAAAGTCGATGCGATTAAGTCTGTGGCGGGGGAACACACCTGGCCGGATAAAGGCTCGCTGTATATTGCCACAACGCATACTCAGGCGCGCTATGCGCTACCCGGTGTTATCAAAGGCTTTATCGAGCGTTATCCTCGCGTCTCTTTGCATATGCACCAGGGCTCGCCAACGCAAATTGCTGAAGCCGTTTCCAAGGGGAATGCTGATTTTGCCATTGCCACCGAAGCGCTTCACCTCTATGACGATCTGGTCATGCTTCCATGCTATCACTGGAACCGTTCTATCGTGGTGACCCCCGATCACCCCCTGGCGGGTAAAGGATCGGTCACTATCGAAGAGCTGGCGCAATATCCGTTGGTGACGTATACGTTTGGCTTTACCGGACGGTCCGAGCTTGATACGGCCTTTAATCGGGCAGGGTTAACGCCGCGTATTGTCTTTACCGCGACGGATGCCGACGTGATTAAGACCTATGTGCGGCTTGGTCTGGGGGTGGGCGTCATTGCCAGCATGGCGGTGGATCCGGTGTCAGACCCTGATCTGGTGCGTCTTGATGCGCACGATGTTTTCAGTCATAGCACCACAAAGATTGGATTCCGTCGCAGCACCTTCCTGCGCAGCTATATGTATGATTTTATTCAGCGCTTTGCCCCTCATTTAACGCGTGACGTGGTTGATACCGCCGTTGCATTACGCTCAAATGAAGATATTGAAGAGATGTTTGAAGACATCAAACTCCCCGAAAAATAA
- a CDS encoding YmiA family putative membrane protein, with the protein MRLAMPSGSEEPQRDPALKRKAWLAVFLVSTLFWVVVALLAWKYWG; encoded by the coding sequence ATGAGGTTAGCAATGCCTTCAGGAAGTGAAGAACCGCAAAGGGATCCTGCGCTCAAGCGTAAAGCCTGGCTGGCGGTCTTTCTCGTCTCTACCCTGTTTTGGGTAGTGGTTGCTCTCCTGGCCTGGAAATATTGGGGTTAA
- a CDS encoding YciK family oxidoreductase: MHYQPQKNLLQNRIILVTGASDGIGREAALTYAEYGASVILTGRNEEKLKSVAQEIEAAGGIPSRWYTLDLLTCTPASCQELAHRISTHYPRLDGVLHNAGLLGEVRPMDEQDPEIWQEVMQVNVNGTFFLTQALLPLLLKSDSGSLVFTSSSVGREGRANWGAYAVSKFATEGMMQVLAEEYQSRHLRVNCINPGGTRTKMRASAFPSEDPHKLKTPADIMPLYLWLMGDDSRRKTGMTFDAQPGRKPGISQ, encoded by the coding sequence GTGCATTATCAACCGCAAAAAAATCTGCTGCAGAACCGGATTATTCTTGTCACCGGTGCCAGCGACGGGATTGGCCGTGAAGCGGCGCTGACCTACGCTGAATATGGCGCGAGCGTCATCCTGACTGGTCGAAACGAAGAAAAACTTAAAAGTGTGGCACAGGAGATTGAAGCAGCAGGGGGGATTCCTTCCCGCTGGTACACGCTCGATCTGCTCACCTGCACGCCCGCGTCATGTCAGGAGCTTGCTCACCGCATCAGCACCCATTACCCACGGCTGGATGGCGTACTGCACAATGCCGGCTTGCTTGGCGAAGTTCGCCCGATGGATGAACAAGATCCAGAGATCTGGCAGGAGGTCATGCAGGTCAACGTCAACGGCACGTTTTTCCTGACCCAGGCACTGCTTCCTTTATTACTCAAATCGGATTCCGGCTCACTGGTATTTACCTCCTCCAGCGTAGGCCGCGAGGGGCGCGCAAACTGGGGCGCCTATGCCGTATCAAAATTCGCAACCGAAGGCATGATGCAGGTGCTTGCAGAGGAGTACCAGAGCCGCCATCTGCGCGTAAACTGCATTAACCCGGGCGGTACGCGCACCAAAATGCGCGCCAGCGCGTTCCCGAGCGAAGATCCGCATAAGCTGAAAACCCCGGCAGACATTATGCCGCTCTATCTCTGGCTGATGGGCGACGACAGCCGCCGCAAAACCGGAATGACCTTTGATGCCCAGCCGGGCCGTAAACCAGGAATCTCGCAATGA
- a CDS encoding YciN family protein has product MQNTTQPIDRASLLIEANKLIRDHEDTLAGIEATGVEQRNGVLVFSGEYFLDEQGLPTPKSTAVFNMFKYLAHTLSEKYHLVD; this is encoded by the coding sequence ATGCAGAATACGACCCAACCTATTGACCGAGCCTCTCTGCTTATCGAAGCAAACAAGCTTATCCGTGACCATGAAGATACGCTGGCAGGCATTGAAGCCACCGGCGTAGAGCAGCGAAATGGCGTGCTGGTTTTCAGCGGCGAATACTTCCTTGATGAACAGGGCTTACCGACCCCGAAAAGCACCGCCGTGTTTAACATGTTTAAATACCTGGCGCATACGCTTTCCGAGAAATATCACCTGGTCGACTAA
- a CDS encoding L-threonylcarbamoyladenylate synthase, with protein MSQFFYIHPDNPQPRLINQAVEIVRKGGVIVYPTDSGYALGCKIEDKGAMERICRIRQLPDGHNFTLMCRDLSELSTYAYVDNVAFRLIKNNTPGNYTFILKGTKEVPRRLLQEKRKTIGMRVPSNPIAQALLETLGEPMLSTSLMLPGSEFTESDPEEIKDRLEKVVELIIHGGYLGQQPTTVVDLTEDAPEVIREGVGDVKPFL; from the coding sequence ATGAGTCAGTTTTTCTATATCCATCCGGATAACCCCCAGCCACGTCTGATTAACCAGGCCGTGGAGATCGTCCGCAAAGGCGGCGTGATTGTCTACCCGACCGATTCAGGCTACGCGCTGGGCTGCAAAATTGAAGATAAAGGGGCGATGGAACGCATTTGCCGTATTCGCCAGTTGCCGGACGGCCATAACTTTACCCTGATGTGCCGCGATCTCTCTGAGCTGTCGACCTATGCGTATGTTGATAACGTGGCGTTTCGCCTGATTAAGAACAATACGCCGGGTAACTACACCTTCATCCTGAAGGGCACGAAGGAAGTACCGCGTCGTCTGCTGCAGGAAAAACGTAAGACTATCGGCATGCGCGTGCCGTCGAACCCAATTGCGCAGGCGTTGCTGGAAACTCTCGGGGAACCGATGCTGTCTACCTCGCTGATGCTGCCGGGCAGCGAGTTTACCGAGTCCGATCCGGAAGAGATCAAAGATCGTCTGGAGAAGGTGGTCGAGCTGATTATTCACGGCGGTTATCTTGGCCAGCAGCCGACTACCGTGGTCGACTTAACCGAAGATGCACCGGAAGTGATTCGTGAAGGTGTGGGTGACGTAAAGCCTTTCTTGTAA
- the acnA gene encoding aconitate hydratase AcnA, translating into MSLTLREASKDTLQAENKTWHYYSLPLAARTLGDISRLPKSLKVLLENLLRWQDGDSVTLDDIQALAGWLEKAHADREIAYRPARVLMQDFTGVPAVVDLAAMREAVKRLGGDTAKVNPLSPVDLVIDHSVTVDRFGDDDAFGENVRLEMERNHERYVFLKWGQQAFSRFSVVPPGTGICHQVNLEYLGKAVWSELQDKEWVAYPDTLVGTDSHTTMINGLGVLGWGVGGIEAEAAMLGQPVSMLIPDVVGFKLTGKLSEGITATDLVLTVTQMLRKHGVVGKFVEFYGDGLDSLPLADRATIANMAPEYGATCGFFPIDDVTLEYMRLSGRSEEQVALVEAYTKAQGMWRNPGDEPVFTSTLELDMGSVEASLAGPKRPQDRVALRDVPKAFAASNALEVNVAQKDHRPVGYVMNGHQYQLPDGAVVIAAITSCTNTSNPSVLMAAGLLAKKAVELGLKPQPWVKASLAPGSKVVSDYLAQAKLTPYLDELGFNLVGYGCTTCIGNSGPLPEPIETAIKQGDLTVGAVLSGNRNFEGRIHPLVKTNWLASPPLVVAYALAGNMNINLATDPIGHDRKNDPVYLKDIWPSSREIALAVEKVSTEMFRKEYAEVFEGTPEWKTINVVGSDTYDWQDDSTYIRLSPFFDEMQAEPAPLKDIHGARILAMLGDSVTTDHISPAGSIKADSPAGHYLQSRGVERRDFNSYGSRRGNHEVMMRGTFANIRIRNEMVPGVEGGMTRHLPGTEVVSIYDAAVKYQQEGTPLAVIAGKEYGSGSSRDWAAKGPRLLGVRVVIAESFERIHRSNLIGMGILPLEFPQGVTRKTLGLTGEEQIEISGLQNLQPGKTVPVKLTRIDGKTEVLDCRCRIDTATELTYYQNDGILHYVIRKMLD; encoded by the coding sequence ATGTCGTTAACCCTACGCGAAGCCAGTAAGGACACATTACAGGCAGAAAACAAAACCTGGCATTACTACAGCCTGCCGCTGGCTGCCAGAACGCTTGGGGACATTTCGCGTTTACCCAAGTCATTGAAAGTTTTACTGGAAAATCTGTTGCGCTGGCAGGACGGTGACTCTGTCACCCTCGATGATATCCAGGCGCTGGCAGGGTGGCTTGAAAAAGCCCATGCCGACAGAGAAATCGCCTACCGCCCGGCAAGGGTGCTGATGCAGGACTTTACCGGCGTCCCTGCCGTCGTTGATTTAGCCGCGATGCGCGAGGCCGTTAAGCGTCTCGGCGGAGATACGGCAAAAGTGAATCCGCTTTCCCCTGTTGACCTCGTCATTGACCACTCCGTAACCGTTGACCGCTTTGGTGATGACGACGCCTTTGGCGAGAACGTGCGTCTTGAGATGGAGCGCAACCACGAGCGCTACGTGTTCCTGAAGTGGGGGCAGCAGGCGTTCAGCCGGTTTAGCGTGGTCCCGCCGGGTACCGGTATTTGTCACCAGGTTAACCTTGAATATCTGGGTAAAGCCGTCTGGAGTGAGTTGCAGGATAAAGAGTGGGTCGCCTATCCGGACACGCTGGTGGGCACGGACTCCCATACCACCATGATCAACGGTCTGGGCGTGTTGGGGTGGGGCGTCGGGGGTATCGAAGCGGAAGCGGCCATGCTCGGCCAGCCGGTGTCCATGCTTATCCCTGACGTGGTGGGCTTCAAGCTCACCGGCAAGCTGTCTGAAGGCATTACCGCCACCGATCTGGTGCTCACCGTCACCCAGATGCTGCGTAAGCATGGTGTGGTGGGTAAGTTTGTCGAATTCTACGGAGACGGACTGGATTCGCTGCCGCTGGCCGACCGCGCCACCATTGCCAACATGGCACCGGAATATGGAGCAACCTGCGGCTTTTTCCCCATCGATGATGTCACGCTGGAGTACATGCGCCTTAGCGGGCGCAGCGAAGAGCAGGTCGCGTTGGTGGAGGCCTATACCAAAGCGCAGGGCATGTGGCGAAACCCGGGCGATGAACCGGTCTTCACCAGCACGCTTGAACTCGATATGGGAAGCGTCGAGGCGAGCCTCGCCGGGCCGAAACGTCCGCAGGATCGGGTTGCGCTGAGGGACGTGCCAAAAGCCTTTGCCGCCAGCAATGCGCTGGAAGTGAACGTGGCGCAGAAAGACCATCGTCCGGTCGGCTATGTTATGAACGGACATCAGTATCAGCTCCCGGATGGCGCGGTGGTTATTGCCGCTATTACCTCCTGCACCAATACCTCGAACCCCAGCGTATTAATGGCGGCCGGTCTGCTGGCTAAAAAGGCGGTAGAGCTTGGGCTAAAACCTCAGCCATGGGTCAAGGCCTCGCTGGCACCGGGTTCCAAAGTGGTGTCGGATTACCTGGCACAGGCCAAACTGACGCCGTACCTTGACGAGCTGGGCTTTAACCTCGTGGGCTACGGCTGTACGACCTGTATTGGTAACTCCGGTCCGCTGCCTGAACCCATTGAAACGGCGATCAAGCAGGGCGACCTGACGGTAGGCGCGGTCCTGTCCGGCAACCGTAACTTTGAAGGGCGTATTCACCCGCTGGTGAAAACCAACTGGCTCGCCTCGCCGCCGCTGGTGGTAGCTTATGCCCTGGCAGGTAACATGAATATCAACCTGGCGACCGACCCGATTGGCCACGATCGCAAGAATGATCCTGTCTACCTGAAAGATATCTGGCCATCTTCGCGTGAAATCGCGCTGGCCGTTGAAAAGGTCTCAACCGAGATGTTCCGCAAAGAGTATGCGGAGGTCTTTGAAGGCACGCCGGAGTGGAAAACCATCAACGTCGTGGGCTCAGATACCTACGACTGGCAGGATGACTCGACCTATATTCGTCTGTCGCCGTTCTTTGATGAGATGCAGGCCGAGCCGGCACCGCTTAAGGATATCCACGGCGCGCGCATACTGGCGATGCTGGGAGATTCCGTCACTACCGACCATATCTCTCCGGCGGGGAGCATCAAAGCCGATAGCCCTGCTGGTCATTATCTGCAAAGCCGGGGCGTCGAACGCCGTGATTTTAACTCCTACGGATCGCGCCGCGGCAACCATGAAGTCATGATGCGCGGAACGTTTGCTAACATCCGCATTCGTAACGAAATGGTACCGGGCGTGGAAGGGGGCATGACGCGTCATCTGCCGGGTACGGAAGTGGTTTCGATTTATGATGCGGCGGTCAAATATCAACAGGAAGGTACGCCGCTGGCCGTGATCGCCGGGAAAGAGTACGGTTCCGGCTCCAGCCGTGACTGGGCGGCGAAAGGTCCGCGTCTGCTTGGCGTTCGCGTGGTCATCGCCGAATCGTTTGAACGTATTCACCGCTCGAATCTGATCGGTATGGGGATCCTGCCGCTCGAGTTTCCGCAGGGCGTGACGCGTAAAACGCTGGGACTGACCGGGGAAGAGCAGATTGAGATTAGCGGTCTGCAAAACCTGCAGCCGGGTAAAACGGTGCCGGTGAAGCTAACGCGGATAGACGGGAAAACCGAGGTGCTGGATTGCCGGTGTCGTATTGATACGGCAACCGAACTGACCTATTACCAAAACGACGGCATTTTACATTATGTGATTCGTAAGATGCTGGACTGA
- the sohB gene encoding protease SohB, which produces MELLSQYGLFLAKIATVVIAIAVVAVLIVNLTQRKRQRGELRITRLSEQYKEMQEDMSLALLDSHQQKLWLKAQKKKHKQEAKAAKAKAKLNAPQDKATPRVYVLDFKGSMDAHEVSSLREEVTAVLAVATPQDQVVVRLESPGGVVHGYGLAASQLQRLREKQIPLTVAVDKVAASGGYMMACVADKIVAAPFAIIGSIGVVAQIPNFNRFLKNKEIDIELHTAGQYKRTLTLLGENTEEGRQKFREDLNETHHLFKDFVHRMRPTLDIEQVATGEHWYGVQAQEKGLVDEVGTSDDLLLNLMEGRELVGVRFTRRKRLLDRFTNSAAESADRLLLRWLQRGQKPLL; this is translated from the coding sequence GTGGAATTACTTTCTCAATATGGGTTGTTTTTGGCCAAAATCGCGACGGTGGTGATTGCCATTGCGGTGGTTGCCGTTCTGATTGTCAACCTGACGCAGCGAAAGCGTCAGCGTGGGGAGTTACGCATCACCCGTCTGAGTGAGCAGTATAAAGAGATGCAGGAAGATATGTCTCTGGCACTGCTTGATAGTCATCAACAGAAACTCTGGCTGAAAGCGCAGAAGAAAAAGCATAAACAGGAAGCCAAAGCGGCAAAGGCAAAAGCAAAGCTCAATGCGCCGCAGGATAAGGCGACGCCACGCGTCTATGTGCTCGATTTTAAAGGCAGTATGGATGCGCATGAGGTTTCCTCTCTGCGGGAGGAAGTGACTGCCGTTCTGGCCGTGGCGACACCGCAGGATCAGGTCGTCGTGCGTCTTGAAAGCCCGGGGGGAGTGGTTCACGGCTACGGGCTGGCCGCCTCGCAGCTGCAGCGCCTGCGTGAAAAACAGATCCCGCTGACCGTGGCCGTGGATAAAGTGGCGGCGAGCGGTGGATACATGATGGCCTGCGTGGCGGACAAAATTGTTGCCGCGCCGTTCGCCATTATTGGCTCGATCGGCGTGGTCGCCCAAATTCCGAATTTTAACCGCTTCCTGAAAAACAAAGAGATTGATATCGAGCTTCACACGGCGGGTCAGTACAAGCGTACCCTGACGCTGCTGGGGGAAAATACGGAAGAAGGGCGTCAAAAATTCCGTGAAGATCTCAACGAAACGCATCATCTCTTTAAAGATTTTGTACACCGTATGCGCCCAACGCTCGATATTGAACAGGTCGCGACGGGCGAGCACTGGTACGGCGTCCAGGCGCAGGAGAAAGGGCTGGTGGATGAAGTTGGAACCAGCGACGATCTGCTCCTCAACCTGATGGAAGGCCGGGAACTGGTGGGCGTGCGCTTTACCCGGCGTAAGCGACTCCTTGACCGTTTTACCAACAGTGCGGCAGAAAGCGCGGATCGCCTGCTTCTCCGCTGGCTACAGCGCGGACAAAAACCGCTGCTGTAA
- the topA gene encoding type I DNA topoisomerase: protein MGKALVIVESPAKAKTINKYLGNDYVVKSSVGHIRDLPTSGSASKKSADSTSTKGAKKPKKDERSALVNRMGVNPWHNWDAQYEVLPGKEKVVNELKQLAEKADHIYLATDLDREGEAIAWHLREVIGGDDKRYSRVVFNEITKNAIRQAFEKPGELNIDRVNAQQARRFMDRVVGYMVSPLLWKKIARGLSAGRVQSVAVRLVVEREREIKAFVPEEFWEVDANVTTPGGDALPLQVSHQNDKPFRPENRDQTMAAVALLEKARYQVLEREDKPTSSKPGAPFITSTLQQAASTRLGYGVKKTMMMAQRLYEAGYITYMRTDSTNLSQDAVNMVRGYISDNFGKKYLPESANQFASKENSQEAHEAIRPSDVSVLAESLKDMEADAQKLYQLIWRQFVACQMTPAQYDSTTLTVGAGDFRLKARGRILRFDGWTKVMPALRKGDEDRTLPAVNKGDELSLVDLVPAQHFTKPPARFSEASLVKELEKRGIGRPSTYASIISTIQDRGYVRVENRRFYAEKMGEIVTDRLEANFRELMNYDFTAQMEDSLDQVATHQAEWKKVLDSFFSDFTDQLEKAEKDPEEGGMLPNQMVLTSIDCPTCGRKMGIRTATTGVFLGCSGYALSPKERCKTTINLVPENEVLNVLEGDDAETNALRAKRRCKKCGTAMDSYLIDPKRKLHVCGNNPTCDGYEIEEGEFRIKGYDGPIVECEKCGSEMHLKMGRFGKYMACTNDECKNTRKILRNGEVAPPKEDPVPLPELPCEKSDAYFVLRDGAAGVFLAANTFPKSRETRAPLVEELYRFRDRLPEKLRYLADAPQQDPEGNKTVVRFSRKTKQQYVAAEKEGKATGWSAFFVDGKWVEGKK, encoded by the coding sequence ATGGGTAAAGCTCTCGTCATCGTTGAGTCCCCGGCAAAAGCCAAAACGATCAATAAGTATCTGGGTAATGACTACGTGGTTAAGTCCAGCGTGGGTCATATCCGCGATTTGCCGACCAGTGGCTCAGCCAGCAAAAAGAGCGCAGACTCTACCTCCACCAAAGGGGCTAAAAAGCCTAAAAAGGATGAACGTAGCGCGCTTGTCAACCGCATGGGTGTGAACCCATGGCACAACTGGGATGCACAATATGAAGTGCTGCCCGGGAAAGAAAAAGTCGTTAACGAGCTGAAGCAGCTTGCTGAAAAAGCAGACCACATCTATCTCGCAACCGACCTTGACCGCGAAGGGGAAGCCATTGCGTGGCACCTGCGGGAAGTGATTGGTGGTGATGACAAACGCTACAGCCGCGTAGTGTTTAACGAAATTACGAAGAATGCGATTCGTCAGGCGTTTGAGAAGCCGGGCGAACTGAATATTGACCGTGTAAACGCACAGCAGGCACGTCGCTTTATGGACCGCGTTGTGGGATACATGGTTTCTCCACTGCTGTGGAAGAAGATTGCCCGTGGCCTGTCCGCCGGTCGTGTGCAATCCGTCGCCGTACGTCTGGTCGTTGAGCGTGAGCGCGAAATTAAAGCCTTCGTCCCGGAAGAGTTCTGGGAAGTCGATGCCAATGTGACTACGCCGGGCGGTGACGCACTGCCGCTGCAGGTCAGCCATCAGAACGACAAGCCTTTCCGTCCGGAAAACCGCGACCAGACCATGGCCGCCGTGGCGCTGCTGGAAAAAGCACGTTATCAGGTGCTGGAGCGTGAAGACAAACCGACCAGCAGCAAGCCAGGTGCGCCGTTTATTACTTCTACGCTGCAACAGGCTGCAAGCACGCGTCTGGGCTATGGCGTGAAGAAGACCATGATGATGGCCCAGCGCCTGTATGAAGCGGGTTACATCACCTATATGCGTACCGACTCAACCAACCTGAGCCAGGACGCGGTCAACATGGTGCGCGGCTACATCAGTGACAATTTCGGTAAGAAATACCTGCCGGAAAGCGCTAACCAGTTCGCCAGCAAAGAGAACTCTCAGGAAGCTCACGAAGCGATTCGTCCTTCTGATGTCTCTGTGCTGGCGGAATCGCTAAAAGATATGGAAGCCGACGCGCAGAAGCTGTATCAGCTGATCTGGCGCCAGTTCGTGGCGTGTCAGATGACGCCAGCGCAGTACGACTCCACCACGCTGACCGTTGGCGCGGGTGATTTCCGTCTCAAAGCGCGCGGTCGTATCCTGCGTTTCGACGGCTGGACGAAAGTGATGCCAGCGCTGCGTAAAGGTGATGAAGACCGCACGCTGCCGGCGGTGAACAAAGGGGATGAGCTCTCGCTGGTTGATCTCGTGCCTGCACAGCACTTCACCAAGCCGCCTGCACGCTTCAGTGAAGCATCTCTGGTAAAAGAGCTGGAAAAACGCGGTATTGGCCGTCCGTCGACCTATGCGTCCATCATCTCGACGATTCAGGACCGTGGCTACGTTCGCGTTGAAAACCGCCGTTTCTATGCGGAAAAAATGGGCGAGATCGTTACCGACCGTCTGGAAGCGAACTTCCGCGAGTTGATGAATTACGATTTTACCGCGCAGATGGAAGACAGCCTCGACCAGGTTGCCACCCATCAGGCGGAATGGAAAAAGGTTCTCGACAGCTTCTTCAGCGACTTTACCGACCAGCTTGAAAAAGCGGAGAAAGATCCTGAAGAGGGCGGCATGCTGCCAAACCAGATGGTTCTGACCAGCATCGACTGTCCAACCTGCGGCCGCAAGATGGGGATCCGTACCGCAACCACGGGCGTGTTCCTTGGCTGCTCCGGCTACGCACTGTCACCAAAAGAGCGCTGCAAAACCACCATCAACCTTGTGCCTGAGAACGAAGTTCTCAACGTGCTGGAAGGTGACGATGCGGAAACTAACGCTCTGCGTGCCAAACGCCGCTGCAAAAAATGCGGTACGGCAATGGACAGCTACCTGATCGATCCAAAACGCAAGCTGCACGTCTGCGGTAATAACCCAACGTGTGACGGGTATGAGATCGAAGAGGGCGAATTCCGCATTAAAGGCTATGACGGCCCGATTGTGGAGTGCGAGAAGTGTGGCTCTGAAATGCACCTGAAAATGGGGCGTTTCGGTAAGTACATGGCCTGTACCAACGACGAGTGTAAAAACACGCGCAAAATTCTGCGTAACGGTGAAGTGGCTCCGCCGAAGGAAGATCCGGTTCCGCTGCCAGAACTGCCGTGTGAAAAATCCGACGCGTACTTCGTACTGCGTGATGGTGCCGCAGGTGTCTTCCTGGCCGCCAACACCTTCCCGAAATCGCGCGAAACGCGAGCGCCGCTGGTGGAAGAGCTGTACCGTTTCCGCGATCGTCTGCCGGAGAAACTGCGTTATCTGGCCGATGCGCCACAGCAGGATCCGGAAGGCAACAAAACCGTGGTACGGTTCAGCCGTAAAACCAAGCAGCAGTATGTTGCGGCAGAGAAAGAGGGTAAAGCGACTGGATGGTCAGCCTTCTTTGTCGATGGCAAATGGGTTGAAGGCAAGAAATAA
- the ymiC gene encoding small membrane protein YmiC encodes MNNMTSHKYWSWIGVFTVSILFWSQLIWLALR; translated from the coding sequence ATGAATAACATGACGTCTCACAAATACTGGTCATGGATCGGCGTTTTTACCGTGTCGATTCTGTTCTGGAGTCAGCTCATCTGGTTGGCCCTCCGCTAA
- the cobO gene encoding cob(I)yrinic acid a,c-diamide adenosyltransferase — translation MSEERHQQRQQRLKEQVDARVAAAQDERGILIVFTGNGKGKTTAAFGTATRAVGHGQKVGVIQFIKGEWPNGERNLLEPHGVEFQVMATGFTWDTQNRETDTAACLAVWEHAKRMLADPSLNMVLLDEITYMVAYDYLPLDAVLNALKNRPAHQTVIITGRGCHRDILELADTVSELRPVKHAFDAGIKAQIGIDY, via the coding sequence ATGAGTGAAGAACGTCACCAGCAGCGCCAGCAGCGGCTGAAAGAACAGGTCGATGCGCGCGTTGCCGCGGCCCAGGACGAGCGAGGGATCCTCATCGTCTTTACCGGCAACGGTAAAGGCAAAACCACCGCCGCATTCGGCACGGCGACCCGCGCCGTCGGACACGGGCAGAAAGTGGGTGTGATCCAGTTTATTAAGGGTGAATGGCCTAACGGCGAGCGTAATTTGCTTGAACCTCACGGCGTCGAGTTTCAGGTAATGGCGACCGGGTTTACGTGGGATACTCAGAACCGGGAAACCGACACCGCAGCCTGCCTCGCCGTCTGGGAGCACGCGAAAAGAATGCTGGCCGATCCTTCACTCAATATGGTTCTGCTGGATGAGATCACGTATATGGTCGCCTACGACTACCTGCCGCTGGACGCCGTACTTAATGCACTGAAAAACCGTCCCGCTCATCAGACGGTGATTATCACGGGGCGCGGGTGTCATCGGGATATTCTGGAGCTGGCAGATACCGTGAGTGAGCTGCGTCCGGTCAAACACGCGTTTGATGCAGGCATCAAAGCGCAAATTGGAATTGATTACTAA